The following proteins are co-located in the Candidatus Competibacteraceae bacterium genome:
- a CDS encoding DUF4160 domain-containing protein yields the protein MYFMDNKQHKLPHIHVKYQDDEVIVQIPEGNVLEGSIPNSKMKLLQAWIELHKEELVANWELAVSGEQPYKIDPLR from the coding sequence ATGTACTTCATGGACAACAAGCAGCACAAACTGCCCCACATCCATGTCAAGTACCAAGATGATGAAGTCATCGTGCAAATCCCTGAAGGGAATGTGCTCGAAGGGAGCATCCCAAATTCAAAAATGAAATTGCTCCAAGCGTGGATAGAGCTGCATAAGGAAGAACTTGTCGCAAACTGGGAGCTTGCCGTTTCTGGCGAACAACCATACAAAATTGATCCGTTGAGGTAA
- a CDS encoding peptide chain release factor 3, which produces MTTFLDQLKRRRTFAIISHPDAGKTTLTEKLLLFGGAIQMAGTIKGRKATRHATSDWMALEQQRGISVTSSVMQFPYRDRIVNLLDTPGHEDFSEDTYRTLTAVDSALMVIDCARGVEERTIKLMEVCRLRDTPIFTFINKLDRDGREPIELLDEVEDILKIRCAPITWPIGMGRELKGVYHLEQDFIHFYDPSRDGRINTGHIIQGLDTPAVDQELGADRANALREEIELVRGASHAFEFDDYRAGRLTPVFFGSALTNFGVQEMLDGFVENAPSPRPSVAATREIAPEEEAFTGFVFKIQANMDPQHRDRIAFLRVCSGAYQPGMKLRHVRLGREVKIADALTFMAAEREHAEAAYPGDILGLHNHGTIRIGDTFTQGEDLTFTGIPDFAPELFRRARLRDPLKMKALQKGLEQLCEEGATQLFRPLNSNDLILGAVGILQFDVAAFRLRSEYGVECGFENVNVITARWVSCADDKRFEEFKTKLHDNLALDHHGELVYIAPSRVNLQLTQERWPEVRFAATREHGRH; this is translated from the coding sequence ATGACCACCTTTCTCGACCAACTCAAGCGCCGGCGTACCTTCGCCATCATCTCCCACCCCGACGCCGGCAAGACCACACTCACCGAAAAATTGCTGCTGTTCGGTGGCGCCATCCAGATGGCCGGTACGATCAAGGGCCGCAAAGCCACCCGTCACGCCACCAGCGACTGGATGGCGCTGGAGCAACAACGCGGCATCTCGGTGACTTCCTCGGTGATGCAGTTCCCCTACCGCGACCGCATCGTCAACCTGCTCGACACCCCCGGCCACGAAGATTTCTCCGAAGACACCTACCGCACCCTGACCGCCGTGGACTCGGCGCTGATGGTGATCGACTGCGCCCGGGGCGTCGAGGAGCGCACCATCAAGCTGATGGAAGTCTGCCGCCTGCGCGATACCCCAATCTTCACCTTCATCAACAAGCTGGATCGGGACGGCCGCGAACCCATCGAACTGCTGGACGAAGTCGAGGATATCCTCAAGATCCGCTGTGCGCCGATCACCTGGCCCATCGGCATGGGCCGGGAACTCAAGGGCGTCTATCACCTTGAGCAGGATTTCATCCACTTCTACGACCCCTCGCGCGACGGCCGCATCAACACCGGCCACATCATCCAGGGTCTCGACACCCCGGCGGTGGATCAGGAATTGGGCGCGGACCGGGCCAATGCCCTGCGCGAGGAAATCGAACTGGTGCGCGGCGCCAGTCACGCCTTCGAGTTTGACGACTACCGCGCCGGTCGATTGACTCCGGTGTTCTTCGGCTCGGCGCTGACCAATTTCGGCGTCCAGGAAATGCTGGACGGCTTCGTTGAAAACGCCCCATCGCCACGCCCTTCTGTTGCCGCCACCCGCGAAATCGCGCCCGAAGAAGAGGCATTCACCGGTTTCGTGTTCAAGATTCAGGCGAACATGGACCCGCAACATCGCGACCGCATCGCCTTCCTGCGGGTCTGCTCCGGCGCCTACCAGCCCGGTATGAAGCTTCGCCATGTCCGGCTGGGCCGCGAGGTCAAGATCGCCGATGCCCTCACCTTCATGGCCGCCGAACGTGAGCACGCCGAGGCCGCCTATCCAGGCGATATTCTCGGCCTGCACAACCACGGCACCATCCGCATCGGCGACACCTTCACTCAGGGCGAGGACCTCACCTTCACCGGCATTCCCGACTTTGCGCCGGAACTGTTCCGCCGCGCCCGGTTGCGCGATCCCTTGAAGATGAAGGCGCTGCAAAAGGGCCTCGAACAACTCTGCGAGGAGGGCGCGACCCAGCTTTTTCGGCCGCTCAACAGCAACGATCTGATTCTGGGCGCGGTCGGCATCCTGCAATTCGACGTGGCCGCCTTCCGCTTGCGCAGCGAATACGGGGTCGAGTGCGGCTTCGAGAACGTCAACGTCATCACCGCCCGCTGGGTGAGCTGCGCCGACGACAAGCGCTTCGAGGAATTCAAAACCAAGCTCCACGACAATCTGGCGCTGGACCATCACGGCGAGCTGGTCTACATCGCCCCCAGCCGGGTCAACCTGCAACTGACGCAGGAGCGCTGGCCAGAGGTGCGTTTCGCCGCCACCCGCGAACATGGGCGACATTGA
- a CDS encoding DUF2442 domain-containing protein, translating into MNPRVKSVAAIPGYKLRIKFNNGEEGIYDCGHLLDFGVFKELRDVNYFKQAKAWDGTVMWPHEQDICPDTLYLDSMKNAEQGA; encoded by the coding sequence ATGAACCCAAGGGTCAAGAGCGTTGCTGCCATCCCCGGTTACAAATTACGAATCAAGTTCAATAATGGTGAAGAGGGTATCTACGATTGTGGTCATCTGCTAGATTTCGGTGTCTTCAAGGAACTGAGAGACGTAAATTATTTCAAGCAGGCAAAGGCATGGGACGGAACGGTCATGTGGCCTCATGAGCAAGATATCTGCCCTGATACGCTGTACCTGGATTCAATGAAAAATGCCGAACAAGGCGCTTAA
- a CDS encoding CopG family transcriptional regulator: MSEMSKRSTVYFEPEIHHALRVKAANTHQSVSEVVNEAVRMALREDAEDLSVFEERAKEPTLSYEALLKNLKSHGKL; encoded by the coding sequence ATGAGCGAAATGTCCAAAAGATCCACGGTTTACTTCGAACCAGAAATCCATCACGCCTTGCGGGTTAAGGCCGCAAATACGCACCAATCCGTCTCTGAGGTGGTGAACGAGGCGGTTCGGATGGCCCTGCGTGAAGATGCCGAAGATTTGAGCGTGTTCGAAGAGCGTGCCAAAGAGCCAACGCTGAGCTACGAGGCCCTGCTGAAAAATTTGAAATCGCATGGCAAGTTATGA
- a CDS encoding SEC-C domain-containing protein, protein MNADSACPCGSGKTYVACCGPYLDHGQRPATAETLMRSRYSGYVLAREGYLRRSWHESTRPETLDLSGKAGTVNWLGLKIVRVEAGGSDDTRGVVEFVARYKVGGKAHRLHETSRFVREEGQWFYLDGTPHARECSNLRRG, encoded by the coding sequence ATGAACGCCGATAGCGCCTGTCCCTGCGGTTCGGGCAAAACCTACGTTGCCTGCTGCGGCCCGTACCTCGATCACGGACAACGACCGGCCACGGCCGAGACGCTGATGCGCTCCCGTTATTCGGGCTACGTCCTCGCGCGGGAAGGTTATCTGCGTCGTAGCTGGCACGAATCCACCCGACCCGAAACGCTCGACCTGAGCGGCAAGGCGGGGACCGTCAATTGGCTGGGTTTGAAGATCGTCCGCGTGGAAGCCGGCGGTTCCGACGACACGCGGGGCGTGGTCGAGTTCGTGGCGCGTTACAAGGTCGGCGGCAAGGCGCATCGGCTGCACGAGACCAGCCGGTTCGTGCGGGAAGAGGGGCAGTGGTTTTACCTGGATGGGACACCACACGCTAGAGAATGCTCCAACCTTCGTCGCGGTTAA
- a CDS encoding IS4 family transposase — MLHHHFHWNRARISCIVYLIIGIIQMGTVNLAKIAVTFPGRAQPASHYKRLQRLFCQFSLDLNQVARFIASLIPVLQFKLTLDRTNWKYGDVNINYLVLGVVYRGSAFPILWVALDKKGNSNTQERIALMNRFLTIFGPQMIACLFADREFIGIQWFGYLIENQIKFVIRIKKNTQISNSRGVPVSAENLFRGLPRGSALVLSGQRTVWGHSLYVIGLKMANGEFVILATQEQPETALENYKERWPIETLFICLKTRGFDLESTHITDPQRLEKWMAFLAIAFSWAHIIGEWRHEIKPIKIKKHGRPTQSLFRYGLDYLRSCLFHHQESARQYAFHQALESLFKRLGSSPQNRCFLPLTNTPPGRILT, encoded by the coding sequence ATGCTTCATCATCATTTTCACTGGAACCGAGCGCGTATCTCTTGCATTGTCTATTTAATTATCGGAATCATCCAGATGGGAACGGTCAATCTCGCAAAGATTGCTGTCACCTTTCCTGGGCGTGCGCAACCGGCCTCTCATTACAAACGCCTTCAACGACTTTTTTGTCAATTTTCTCTAGACCTGAATCAAGTCGCCCGGTTCATTGCCAGTCTCATTCCTGTGCTTCAGTTCAAATTGACACTCGATAGAACCAATTGGAAATATGGTGATGTCAATATCAATTACCTTGTTTTAGGAGTCGTCTATCGCGGATCTGCTTTTCCTATACTATGGGTTGCTTTAGATAAAAAAGGCAACTCAAATACCCAAGAAAGAATAGCATTAATGAATCGATTCCTTACGATTTTCGGCCCGCAAATGATCGCCTGCTTGTTTGCGGATCGCGAGTTTATTGGGATTCAATGGTTTGGTTATCTTATTGAAAATCAAATTAAATTCGTAATACGCATCAAAAAGAATACGCAAATCTCTAACTCCCGAGGGGTCCCCGTCTCCGCCGAAAATCTTTTTCGAGGCCTACCCCGTGGCAGCGCTCTGGTTTTATCGGGCCAACGAACCGTGTGGGGGCACTCTCTTTATGTGATTGGTCTGAAAATGGCCAACGGTGAATTCGTTATTCTCGCAACGCAAGAACAACCGGAAACCGCGTTGGAAAATTATAAGGAACGCTGGCCGATCGAAACGCTTTTCATTTGCTTAAAAACTCGGGGATTCGATCTGGAATCCACCCATATAACTGACCCCCAGCGACTTGAAAAATGGATGGCTTTTCTCGCTATTGCATTTAGTTGGGCGCATATTATTGGTGAATGGCGCCATGAAATTAAACCGATCAAGATCAAAAAACATGGCCGTCCCACCCAAAGTCTTTTTCGCTATGGATTAGATTATTTGAGAAGTTGTTTATTTCATCACCAAGAATCCGCCCGGCAATACGCTTTTCATCAGGCACTGGAGTCGCTCTTTAAACGGTTGGGATCGAGCCCTCAAAATCGCTGTTTTCTACCTCTAACCAATACGCCACCCGGCAGAATTTTAACGTAA
- a CDS encoding AMP-binding protein: MRHVLQRLARRLCQWLFRVELRGWEHYPHHEPRLLIVANHVSYLDGMLLAAFLPDLPVFVINTHVARHWWVKPFIAITRHISVDTTNPHYLKTLIQHIRAGERVAVFPEGRLSLTGALMKIYEGPALAADKADAALLPVYIDGAQYSLLSRLGEIARRRLLPRIRLTMLPPRRLSAPPGSSRVRRRQLGRQLDELMVELAYAGMNIDQPLFLALLEARERHGDGRIVLEDAQRQCLDFRALLTRAFILAELLESDCAGQRNVGLLLPNAATAVVALLALHLRGQVPAILNFTAGSHDLLAACRTAQVRTVCTSRAFVAAANLDAQIAALAAQLTVLFLEDLQPRATLPTRLRGLLRARLPAWSFRRLAGTVRADDPAVILFTSGSEREPKGVTLSHRNLLANVAQVRAVFDITPRDVVLNTLPLFHAFGLTAATLTPLLLGARVILYPSPLHYHVIPELAYECHVTVLFGTNTFLMGYGRHADPYDFFNVRLVVMGAEALREETQRLWAEKFGLRISEGYGLTETSPVLAVNSRRHHRSGTVGKLLPGVEHYVETVEGIDDGGLLCVRGANVMLGYISPEQPGRLLPPRTGRGPGWYDTGDIARIDADGFVTLLGRVKRFAKLGGEMISLATVEQLAAGCWPEHQHAALSQPDPVKGERIVLLSTRQDADRQELIEAARRMGLGELYIPRQVLAVPEIPLLGSGKFDYPGIRRLAEDLMA; this comes from the coding sequence ATGCGTCATGTCCTGCAACGCCTGGCCCGGCGTCTCTGCCAATGGCTGTTCCGGGTCGAACTGCGTGGCTGGGAGCACTATCCCCACCACGAACCCCGCCTGCTGATCGTCGCCAACCATGTGTCCTATCTGGACGGCATGCTGCTGGCGGCGTTCCTGCCGGATCTGCCGGTTTTCGTGATCAACACTCACGTTGCCCGGCACTGGTGGGTCAAGCCGTTCATCGCCATCACTCGCCACATTAGCGTCGATACCACCAACCCGCACTACTTGAAAACGCTGATCCAGCACATCCGGGCCGGTGAGCGGGTGGCGGTGTTCCCCGAGGGGCGACTCAGCCTCACCGGCGCGCTGATGAAAATTTACGAAGGACCGGCGCTGGCCGCCGACAAGGCCGACGCTGCTCTGTTGCCGGTGTATATCGACGGCGCGCAATACAGCCTGCTGTCGCGATTGGGTGAGATCGCCCGTCGCCGTCTGTTGCCGCGCATCCGCCTGACCATGCTGCCGCCGCGCCGACTGAGCGCCCCTCCCGGTAGCAGCCGCGTCCGCCGCCGGCAGCTCGGCCGGCAACTGGACGAGTTGATGGTCGAACTGGCCTATGCCGGGATGAACATCGATCAGCCGCTGTTCCTGGCGCTGTTGGAAGCCCGCGAGCGGCACGGCGACGGTCGCATCGTGCTGGAAGACGCCCAGCGGCAATGTCTCGATTTTCGTGCCTTGCTGACCCGTGCCTTCATCCTGGCCGAACTGCTGGAGTCGGATTGCGCGGGGCAGCGCAACGTCGGTCTGCTGTTGCCGAACGCCGCCACCGCGGTTGTCGCCCTCCTGGCCCTGCACCTGCGGGGTCAGGTGCCGGCGATCCTCAATTTCACCGCCGGGAGTCATGATCTGCTCGCCGCCTGCCGTACCGCCCAGGTGCGGACGGTCTGCACCTCGCGGGCCTTTGTCGCCGCCGCCAATCTGGACGCGCAAATCGCCGCGCTGGCGGCACAGCTTACCGTGCTGTTTCTGGAGGATTTACAGCCACGAGCGACTCTGCCGACGCGGCTGCGCGGTCTGCTGCGGGCGCGGCTGCCGGCCTGGAGTTTCCGGCGCCTGGCGGGGACGGTGCGGGCCGACGATCCGGCGGTGATTCTGTTCACCTCCGGTTCCGAGCGGGAACCCAAGGGGGTGACACTGAGCCATCGCAACCTGCTGGCCAACGTCGCCCAGGTCCGCGCCGTGTTCGACATCACCCCGCGCGACGTGGTTCTGAACACCTTGCCGCTGTTCCACGCCTTCGGCCTGACCGCCGCCACCCTGACCCCACTGCTGCTGGGCGCCCGAGTGATCCTCTACCCCTCTCCGCTGCACTACCACGTCATTCCGGAACTGGCCTACGAGTGCCATGTGACGGTGCTGTTCGGCACCAACACCTTCCTGATGGGCTACGGCCGCCACGCCGACCCTTACGATTTCTTCAACGTGCGGCTGGTGGTGATGGGTGCGGAAGCCTTGCGTGAGGAAACCCAGCGGCTGTGGGCCGAGAAATTCGGCCTCCGCATCAGTGAAGGTTACGGTTTGACCGAGACCAGCCCGGTGCTGGCCGTCAACAGCCGCCGCCACCATCGAAGCGGCACGGTCGGCAAACTGTTGCCGGGTGTTGAGCATTATGTGGAAACGGTGGAGGGCATCGACGACGGGGGACTGCTGTGCGTGCGGGGGGCAAACGTCATGCTGGGCTATATATCGCCCGAACAGCCGGGCCGGTTGCTCCCGCCGCGCACCGGACGCGGGCCGGGTTGGTACGACACCGGCGATATTGCACGGATCGACGCCGATGGTTTCGTGACCCTCCTCGGCCGGGTCAAGCGCTTTGCCAAATTGGGCGGCGAGATGATCTCGCTGGCCACGGTCGAGCAACTGGCCGCCGGCTGCTGGCCCGAGCATCAGCACGCCGCCCTCAGCCAACCGGACCCGGTCAAGGGTGAACGCATCGTGCTGCTCAGCACTCGCCAGGATGCCGATCGCCAGGAATTGATCGAGGCCGCGCGGCGCATGGGCCTGGGCGAGTTGTATATCCCCCGCCAAGTGTTGGCGGTACCGGAAATCCCCTTACTAGGTTCTGGCAAGTTCGACTATCCAGGCATCCGCCGGCTGGCGGAAGATTTAATGGCATAG
- a CDS encoding cyclase family protein, which yields MTDYLDISLTISPDLPHWPGSPAIELSRRRDMDRGDPVNDSTLVCGVHTGTHVDAPLHFLADGADVTHLSLEALIGPAVVAELPDVEVIAARDLEALKLPADTRRLLLRTRNSAIWQRGDREFRTDFVALTVDAAQWVVARGIRLIGVDYLSVQIFGGDPKTHIALLQAGVVIVEGLNLAQVAPGNHELICLPLKLAGAEGAPARAVLRKLPG from the coding sequence GTGACCGACTACCTCGATATTTCGCTAACGATTTCCCCGGACTTGCCGCATTGGCCCGGCAGCCCGGCGATTGAATTGAGCCGCCGCCGCGACATGGATCGGGGCGATCCGGTCAACGACAGTACCCTGGTCTGTGGCGTTCATACCGGCACCCATGTCGATGCGCCCCTGCATTTTCTGGCCGACGGCGCGGATGTCACCCATCTGTCGCTGGAGGCGCTGATCGGTCCGGCGGTCGTGGCCGAACTGCCCGACGTGGAGGTTATCGCCGCTCGCGACCTGGAAGCCCTGAAGCTGCCCGCCGATACTCGACGCCTGCTGCTGCGCACCCGCAATTCCGCGATCTGGCAACGGGGAGACCGTGAGTTTCGCACCGACTTCGTAGCCCTGACCGTCGATGCCGCCCAGTGGGTGGTGGCGCGAGGTATCCGCTTGATCGGGGTCGATTACCTGTCGGTACAGATTTTCGGCGGCGATCCGAAAACCCACATCGCCCTGCTGCAAGCCGGGGTCGTGATCGTCGAAGGTTTGAACCTGGCGCAGGTCGCGCCGGGAAACCATGAGTTGATTTGCCTGCCGCTCAAGCTGGCCGGCGCCGAAGGCGCACCCGCGCGGGCGGTGCTCAGGAAATTGCCGGGATGA